The Anopheles coluzzii chromosome 2, AcolN3, whole genome shotgun sequence genome window below encodes:
- the LOC120951120 gene encoding alpha-tocopherol transfer protein-like, producing the protein MEHDLGYDLAEALEREDLSREDLKALRQPPVEGVPATITDKQLACFLDACDKNIDETRKVLKIYYEARKNGPELFNNRDPHSAAIQQCLQNQDYFPLPPTPSGYSVVFHRLKNSRSSNYHFDEAIKTYFMTIDSCLYTQGPRPGIIFLFDMKNVGLMHLTRINMSSVRKFFHYLQDGLPAKLKAIHVMNVVSFFDKILYIIKPFIHAEILNVLYLHTSSANLDSFYEEWIPKSGLPSDLGGDMKSIDELHQDHLKEFERLRPYFLAEERQRNGEAGNLIDEPTDRMLKSLSID; encoded by the exons ATGGAGCACGATTTGGGCTACGACCTAGCAGAGGCACTCGAGCGAGAAGATCTATCCCGGGAGGATTTGAAAGCGCTGCGTCAGCCACCGGTCGAGGGCGTGCCGGCAACGATCACCGACAAACAGTTGGCCTGCTTCCTGGATGCGTGCGATAAGAACATCGACGAGACGCGCAAAGTGCTGAAAATTTACTACGAAGCGCGCAAAAATGGACCGGAACTGTTTAACAATCGTGATCCGCACAGTGCCGCCATTCAGCAGTGTCTGCAAAATCA AGACTACTTCCCACTTCCACCCACCCCGAGCGGGTATTCGGTGGTGTTTCATCGGTTGAAAAACTCCCGCTCCTCCAACTATCACTTTGACGAAGCGATCAAGACGTACTTCATGACGATCGACTCCTGCCTGTACACGCAGGGACCGCGGCCGGGCATCATCTTCCTGTTCGACATGAAGAACGTCGGGCTGATGCATCTGACCCGCATCAACATGAGCTCGGTGCGAAAGTTTTTCCACTACCTGCAGGACGGGCTGCCGGCGAAGCTGAAAGCGATACACGTGATGAACGTGGTGTCGTTCTTCGATAAGATCCTTTACATCATAAAACCCTTCATTCACGCGGAAATCCTCAATGTG CTCTACCTGCACACTTCTAGCGCCAATTTGGATTCGTTCTACGAGGAGTGGATACCGAAGAGTGGGCTGCCGTCCGATCTTGGCGGAGATATGAAATCGATCGACGAGCTTCACCAGGACCATCTGAAGGAGTTCGAAAGGCTGAGACCGTACTTCCTCGCCGAGGAGCGTCAACGCAATGGCGAAGCCGGCAACTTGATTGACGAGCCGACGGATCGTATGCTTAAGTCCCTATCGATAGACTAA
- the LOC120951121 gene encoding nucleolar transcription factor 1 gives MSSKRGDTRRTRAQKHQNTYAFKNNLHDKHTPLIKLITNLNVCEVCEHCKSIIDWKIKYRKYKPLSQPKSCSKCGERKVKRAYHVICRDCALASRCCAKCLKSADEASIIPPEPTEQEQIKLKAEMDQLIKSLPERKRRTFLRYMNRGQKKKQKNGAADLDDSDEDENDGRQRKPNGVEMARTREELLEKFEQLKLATGKDGQEGDDDYDDLDDFSSDDEDYEDYSEEDESKSSGTK, from the coding sequence ATGAGTTCCAAAAGAGGCGACACCCGTCGTACACGTGCCCAAAAGCACCAGAATACGTACGCGTTCAAGAACAACCTGCACGACAAGCACACACCGCTGATAAAGCTCATCACCAACCTGAAcgtgtgcgaagtgtgcgagcACTGCAAAAGCATCATCGACTGGAAGATCAAATACCGCAAGTACAAACCGCTATCGCAGCCCAAATCGTGCAGCAAGTGCGGCGAGCGGAAGGTAAAGCGGGCCTACCATGTCATCTGTCGCGACTGTGCCCTGGCCAGCAGGTGTTGCGCGAAATGCCTCAAGTCAGCGGACGAGGCGAGCATCATTcccccggaaccgacggaacaGGAACAGATCAAGCTGAAGGCGGAGATGGATCAGCTGATCAAATCGTTGCCGGAGCGCAAGCGGAGAACGTTCCTGCGCTACATGAACAGGgggcagaagaagaaacagaagAACGGAGCAGCCGATCTGGATGATTCGGACGAGGACGAAAACGATGGCCGACAGCGAAAGCCGAACGGGGTGGAGATGGCACGCACCAGGGAAGAATTGCTGGAGAAATTCGAACAGCTGAAGCTAGCGACCGGCAAGGATGGCCAGGAGGGCGATGACGATTACGACGATTTGGATGATTTCAGCAGCGATGATGAGGATTACGAAGACTACAGCGAGGAAGATGAGTCGAAAAGTTCCGGCACGAAATAA
- the LOC120951614 gene encoding vacuolar protein sorting-associated protein 37B, translated as MYQPYLQQAVQSLQTLSSDELRQLLEDDEKLDERVNEAVQSLESSKDLIIGENRSLAETNLNFEPKMVELRSRVQELAEECRTLGESVKEKSTQLASKSEKNNAETVLALLQTAAAESEEESEKIVKQLLDSELTVDAYVEQFMSIRKLMHSRKLKAEKMTELLRSNRHTTQRFDAGYGPSSMPYPASEPARPGSFYVPPGMAAPSTAVPYPVGPSSMPMPMAMFRPPQF; from the exons ATGTATCAACCGTATCTGCAGCAAGCCGTACAATCCCTGCAGACACTTAGCTCGGACGAGCTGAGGCAGCTGCTGGAGGACGACGAGAAGCTAGACGAGCGAGTAAATGAAGCG GTCCAATCGTTGGAATCGTCGAAGGATTTGATTATTGGCGAAAACCGTAGTCTCGCCGAGACAAACTTGAATTTTGAACCAAAGATGGTCGAGCTGCGTTCACGCGTGCAGGAGCTGGCCGAAGAATGTCGCACACTGGGCGAATCGGTGAAGGAGAAGTCCACACAGCTCG cTTCAAAGTCCGAAAAGAACAATGCTGAAACGGTGCTCGCACTACTGCAGACAGCAGCGGCGGAAAGCGAAGAGGAGTCGGAAAAGATCGTGAAACAGCTGCTCGATAGCGAGCTGACAGTCGACGCGTATGTGGAGCAGTTTATGAGCATTCGTAAGTTGATGCACAGCCGGAAGCTGAAGGCGGAGAAGATGACGGAATTGCTGCGAAGCAATAGACACACCACTCAAAGATTTGATGCGGGATACGGTCCCTCCTCGATGCCATACCCAGCGTCGGAACCTGCTCGTCCCGGAAGTTTCTACGTTCCGCCGGGCATGGCGGCTCCGAGCACCGCAGTGCCCTACCCGGTGGGGCCATCCTCGATGCCGATGCCAATGGCTATGTTTCGGCCTCCCCAATTCTAA
- the LOC120949676 gene encoding neutral ceramidase-like: protein MMAKMRPQLSSLFCALTVLGVVCLCNVAPAAAAYRLGVGRADCTGPPVEIGFMGYGEFSQRGQGIHLRQYARAFIFEDERRSRVVFVSADAGMMGHAVKRDVLNLLKARYGDAYRFENVVLSGSHSHSVPSGFLMSYLYDIASLGFVPQNFDALVEGITLAIVRAHESMREGRLYLSETTVHEANINRSPSAYENNPRWERDQYRDYTDKKLVQLRLVDGGGRLFGAINWFAVHPTSMNKTNRYVSSDNVGYASVLLELDRNGVRVPGRGEFVGAFASTNLGDASPNIMGPKCEKTGLPCDMLTSSCPAGAGACIASGPGKDMFESTKIIGTRLYDAASKLLIAEAGREVTGPIKFAHQFIDMTEQQVSYVNPTTGEKETAHGCYPAMGYSFGAGTTDGPGAFDFRQATLTDSSFWNTARDILAEPTPEDKRCQAPKPILIASGRAKFSYEVQPKIVPTQILLVGDFALAAVPAEFTTMSGRRLRAAVRESSLEAARKDITVVVAGLSNMYTSYVATPEEYAIQRYEGASTLYGPHTLTIYLQQFRKLMRSIALGEQVAAGPMPPIEDDKQITLSTGVVFDGHPFGWYFGDCKVQPRETPYRRGDTVRVMFIAGNPRNNLMHERTYFTVERLRPEFEETNSVDAHQQGGGGRDVWEVVATDANWETKFKWHRRSTLFAYSDIELEWEVPEQVDPGTYRIQHFGYWRYILGGIFPYNGTTRNFTVE from the exons ATGATGGCGAAGATGCGGCCGCAGCTTAGTTCTTTGTTCTGCGCCCTAACGGTACTCGGGGTGGTGTGTCTGTGCAATGTTGCacctgccgccgccgcctacCGGCTGGGCGTTGGACGGGCGGACTGTACGGGGCCGCCAGTTGAGATTGGATTT ATGGGTTACGGTGAGTTTTCGCAGCGCGGCCAGGGCATCCATCTGCGCCAGTACGCGCGGGCATTCATCTTCGAGGATGAGCGGCGGTCGCGCGTGGTGTTCGTGAGCGCGGACGCCGGCATGATGGGCCACGCGGTCAAGCGCGACGTGCTCAATCTGCTCAAGGCGCGGTACGGCGACGCGTACCGCTTCGAGAACGTGGTGCTGAGCGGCTCGCACAGCCACAGCGTACCGTCCGGCTTCCTGATGTCCTACCTGTACGATATCGCGTCGCTCGGCTTCGTGCCGCAGAACTTTGACGCGCTCGTCGAGGGCATTACGCTGGCGATCGTGCGGGCCCACGAGAGTATGCGCGAGGGCCGCCTGTACCTGTCCGAGACGACCGTGCACGAGGCGAACATTAACCGCAGCCCGAGCGCGTACGAGAACAACCCGCGGTGGGAGCGGGACCAGTACCGGGACTACACGGACAAGAAGCTGGTGCAGCTGCGGCTGGTGGACGGGGGCGGCCGGCTGTTCGGGGCGATCAACTGGTTCGCCGTGCATCCGACGTCGATGAACAAAACGAACCGGTACGTGTCGAGCGACAACGTCGGGTACGCCTCggtgctgctggagctggacCGGAATGGGGTGCGCGTGCCGGGGCGCGGCGAGTTCGTCGGTGCGTTTGCGTCCACCAATCTGGGCGACGCGTCGCCGAACATTATGGGGCCGAAGTGCGAGAAGACGGGCCTGCCGTGCGATATGCTTACCTCGTCCTGTCCGGCCGGTGCGGGCGCGTGCATCGCGTCCGGCCCGGGGAAGGATATGTTCGAGAGTACGAAGATCATCGGCACGAGGTTGTATGACGCAGCGTCT AAGCTGCTCATTGCCGAAGCAGGTCGGGAAGTGACTGGACCGATCAAATTCGCCCACCAGTTCATCGACATGACGGAGCAGCAGGTGTCGTACGTGAACCCAACCACGGGCGAAAAGGAAACCGCACACGGCTGCTACCCGGCGATGGGCTACAGCTTCGGTGCCGGCACAACGGACGGTCCGGGTGCGTTCGACTTCCGGCAGGCCACCCTAACCGACTCATCGTTCTGGAACACGGCGCGGGACATCCTGGCGGAGCCGACGCCCGAGGACAAACGGTGCCAAGCGCCCAAACCCATCCTGATCGCTAGCGGGCGGGCCAAGTTCTCCTACGAAGTGCAGCCCAAGATCGTGCCGACGCAGATACTGCTGGTGGGAGACTTTGCCCTCGCAGCCGTGCCGGCCGAATTCACCACCATGTCCGGTAGAAGATTGCGGGCCGCAGTTCGCGAGAGCTCGCTCGAGGCGGCCCGCAAAGACATCACGGTCGTGGTGGCCGGTCTTTCCAACATGTACACGAGCTACGTCGCAACGCCGGAAGAGTACGCCATCCAGCGGTACGAAGGAGCCTCGACACTGTACGGGCCCCACACGCTCACCATCTATCTGCAGCAGTTCCGCAAGCTGATGCGTTCGATTGCGCTGGGCGAACAGGTCGCTGCCGGCCCGATGCCACCGATTGAGGACGACAAGCAGATCACGCTGTCGACGGGCGTCGTGTTCGATGGGCACCCGTTCGGGTGGTACTTCGGCGACTGTAAGGTGCAGCCGCGGGAAACGCCGTACCGCAGGGGTGACACCGTGCGCGTCATGTTCATTGCCGGCAACCCGCGCAACAATCTGATGCACGAGCGAACGTACTTCACGGTGGAGCGGTTGAGGCCCGAGTTTGAGGAGACGAACAGTGTGGACGCCCACCAGcagggcggcggcggccgggACGTGTGGGAAGTGGTGGCGACCGATGCGAACTGGGAAACGAAGTTCAAGTGGCACCGACGCTCCACCCTGTTCGCGTACAGCGACATCGAGCTGGAGTGGGAGGTGCCGGAACAGGTCGATCCGGGCACGTACCGGATACAGCATTTCGGCTACTGGCGGTACATTCTTGGCGGCATTTTCCCCTACAATGGCACTACGAGGAACTTTACCGTGGAGTAG
- the LOC120951316 gene encoding alpha-tocopherol transfer protein-like — translation MTTLSHPFKDSPEPLEVPKEHAANVDTLYEWIKEQPRFPAFSKNHAHLFLHACLWNVDDAKKALQKYSQIHANSPEIFDNRDIMGAGVQMTLNATHMVALPRTTPEGYRLLYYRLSDTDPSKMNFTEAVKSFCMFNDAQISVDGIMEGYIVIFDMKGVRLGHLARVQFSPLRVFMSYIQDAHPVRLKKIYIVHTASFINQVMALVKPLIKSELLGLLQFTTAGPEEIVGVDYLPKDFGGPFDEVATMHAEQKKRLETEYRDWLMDSGALKEAPKQKNSNSNSIKPPVKAFRGLEID, via the exons ATGACCACTTTATCACATCCCTTCAAAGACAGTCCGGAGCCGCTGGAAGTGCCCAAAGAGCATGCCGCCAACGTGGACACCCTGTACGAATG GATAAAAGAACAGCCACGGTTTCCTGCCTTCTCCAAAAATCATGCCCACCTATTCCTGCACGCCTGTCTCTGGAACGTGGACGATGCCAAAAAAGCGCTACAGAAGTACTCGCAGATTCACGCCAACTCGCCGGAAATCTTCGACAACCGAGACATCATGGGAGCAGGTGTGCAGATGACACTGAACGCCAC ACACATGGTAGCACTGCCAAGGACGACGCCGGAAGGCTACCGGTTGCTCTACTACCGACTTTCCGACACGGACCCGTCCAAGATGAACTTTACCGAGGCGGTGAAATCGTTCTGCATGTTCAACGACGCCCAGATCAGTGTGGACGGCATTATGGAGGGGTACATCGTCATCTTCGACATGAAGGGCGTCCGGTTGGGGCATCTGGCCCGCGTACAGTTTAGCCCGCTGCGAGTGTTCATGAGCTACATTCAGGATGCGCATCCGGTGCGGCTGAAGAAGATCTACATCGTGCACACGGCGTCGTTCATCAATCAGGTGATGGCACTGGTGAAACCGCTGATCAAGTCGGAACTACTCGGGCTGCTGCAGTTCACGACCGCCGGCCCAGAAGAGATCGTCGGtgttgactacttgccgaag GACTTTGGTGGACCGTTCGATGAGGTCGCGACAATGCACGCGGAGCAGAAGAAGCGCCTCGAGACGGAGTATCGAGATTGGCTGATGGATTCCGGTGCACTGAAGGAAGCGCCCAAGCAGAAAaactccaactccaactccaTCAAACCGCCGGTCAAAGCGTTTCGGGGGCTCGAAATCGACTAG